From Acinonyx jubatus isolate Ajub_Pintada_27869175 chromosome B2, VMU_Ajub_asm_v1.0, whole genome shotgun sequence, a single genomic window includes:
- the CILK1 gene encoding serine/threonine-protein kinase ICK isoform X1: protein MNRYTTIKQLGDGTYGSVLLGRSIESGELIAIKKMKRKFYSWEECMNLREVKSLKKLNHANVVKLKEVIRENDHLYFIFEYMKENLYQLIKERNKLFPESAIRNIMYQILQGLAFIHKHGFFHRDLKPENLLCMGPELVKIADFGLAREIRSRPPYTDYVSTRWYRAPEVLLRSTNYSSPIDIWAVGCIMAEVYTLRPLFPGASEIDTIFKICQLLGTPKKTDWPEGYQLSSAMNFRWPQCVPNNLKTLIPNASSEAIQLLRDMLQWDPKKRPTASQALRYPYFQIGHPLGSTTQSLQDSGKPQKDVLEKAGPPPHIKPIPPAQPPTKPHTRISSRQHQASQPPQHLMYPYKTEASRTDHLNHLPEDKPSPLLFPSLHTKNPQSKMLAGLEHKNGEIKPKSRRRWGLVSRSTKDSDDWADLDDLDFSPSLSRMDLKNKKRQSEETLCRFESVLDLKPSEPIGTGNSAPTQTSYQRRDTPTLRSAAKQHYLKHSRYLPGINIRNGILPNPGKDFIPSNPWSSSGLSGKSSGTVSVISKINSVGSSSTSSSGLTGNYIPSFLKKEVGSAMQRVHLAPIPDPSPGYSSLKAVRPHPGRPFFHTQPRSTPGLMPRPPAAQPVHGRTDWASKYASRR from the exons aatgaaaagaaagttttattccTGGGAGGAATGCATGAACCTTCGGGAGGTTAAG TCTTTAAAGAAGCTCAACCACGCCAATGTTGTAAAATTGAAAGAAGTTATCAGGGAAAATgatcatctttattttatcttcGAGTACATGAAGGAAAATCTTTACCAGCTCATTAAAGAAAG AAATAAGTTGTTTCCTGAATCTGCTATAAGGAATATCATGTATCAGATATTACAAGGACTTGCATTTATTCACAAACACG GCTTCTTTCATAGGGACTTAAAGCCTGAGAACCTCCTCTGCATGGGCCCAGAACTTGTGAAAATTGCAGACTTCGGGTTGGCCCGAGAGATCCGATCAAGACCCCCATACACAGACTATGTATCCACCAGATG GTACAGGGCTCCAGAAGTGCTCCTGAGGTCTACCAACTACAGCTCCCCCATTGACATCTGGGCAGTGGGCTGCATCATGGCAGAAGTGTACACCCTCAGGCCACTCTTCCCTGGGGCCAGTGAAATTGACACCATCTTCAAAATTTGCCAACTGTTGGGGACACCAAAAAAG ACCGACTGGCCTGAAGGCTACCAACTTTCAAGTGCAATGAACTTCCGCTGGCCCCAGTGCGTACCCAATAACTTAAAGACCCTGATTCCAAATGCTAGCAGTGAAGCCATTCAACTCCTGAGAGACATGCTTCAGTGGGATCCCAAGAAACGGCCAACAGCTAGTCag GCGCTTCGATATCCTTACTTCCAGATTGGGCATCCGCTGGGCAGCACCACACAGAGCCTTCAGGATTCAGGAAAACCACAGAAGGATGTCCTGGAAAAGGCAGGCCCGCCTCCTCACATTAAGCCAATcccacctgcccagcccccaACCAAGCCACACACACGGATTTCTTCGAGACAGCATCAGGCTAGCCAGCCCCCTCAGCATCTCATGTACCCCTACAAAACAGAGGCTTCCAGGACAGACCACCTGAACCATCTTCCAGAGGACAAGCCAAGCCCGTTGCTCTTCCCGTCCCTCCATACCAAGAATCCTCAGTCG AAAATGCTGGCTGGCCTGGAACACAAAAATGGGGAGATCAAGCCAAAGAGTAGGAGAAGGTGGGGTCTTGTGTCCCGGTCCACAAAGGATTCCGATGACTGGGCTGACTTGGATGACTTGGATTTCAGTCCATCCCTCAGCAGGATGGACCTGAAAAACAAGAAGAGACAGAGCGAAGAGACCCTCTGCAG ATTTGAGAGTGTTTTGGACCTGAAGCCCTCTGAGCCCATCGGTACAGGAAATAGCGCCCCCACCCAGACCTCTTATCAGAGGCGAGACACCCCGACCCTGAGGTCCGCGGCCAAGCAGCACTACTTGAAGCACTCCCGATACTTGCCCG gaataaatataagaaatggcATACTTCCAAATCCAGGCAAGGATTTCATTCCATCTAACCCATGGTCTAGTTCTGGTTTGTCTGGAAAATCTTCAGGGACAGTATCGGTAATCAGCAAAATAAATTCAG TTGGTTCCAGCTCTACAAGTTCTAGTGGACTGACTGGAAACTATATCCCCTCCTTTCTAAAAAAAGAAGTTGGTTCTGCTATGCAGAGGGTACACTTGGCACCTATTCCAGACCCTTCCCCTG GCTATTCTTCCCTGAAGGCCGTGAGACCTCATCCTGGGCGACCTTTTTTCCACACCCAGCCTAGAAGCACTCCCGGGTTGATGCCCCGGCCTCCGGCTGCCCAGCCAGTGCATGGCCGGACGGACTGGGCTTCTAAGTACGCGTCTCGGCGATGA
- the CILK1 gene encoding serine/threonine-protein kinase ICK isoform X2: MNRYTTIKQLGDGTYGSVLLGRSIESGELIAIKKMKRKFYSWEECMNLREVKSLKKLNHANVVKLKEVIRENDHLYFIFEYMKENLYQLIKERNKLFPESAIRNIMYQILQGLAFIHKHGFFHRDLKPENLLCMGPELVKIADFGLAREIRSRPPYTDYVSTRWYRAPEVLLRSTNYSSPIDIWAVGCIMAEVYTLRPLFPGASEIDTIFKICQLLGTPKKTDWPEGYQLSSAMNFRWPQCVPNNLKTLIPNASSEAIQLLRDMLQWDPKKRPTASQALRYPYFQIGHPLGSTTQSLQDSGKPQKDVLEKAGPPPHIKPIPPAQPPTKPHTRISSRQHQASQPPQHLMYPYKTEASRTDHLNHLPEDKPSPLLFPSLHTKNPQSKMLAGLEHKNGEIKPKSRRRWGLVSRSTKDSDDWADLDDLDFSPSLSRMDLKNKKRQSEETLCRFESVLDLKPSEPIGTGNSAPTQTSYQRRDTPTLRSAAKQHYLKHSRYLPGINIRNGILPNPGKDFIPSNPWSSSGLSGKSSGTVSVISKINSDVAKLLSSRVWELCCILDATWYCQDCKMCADVMGVKWHLIVA, from the exons aatgaaaagaaagttttattccTGGGAGGAATGCATGAACCTTCGGGAGGTTAAG TCTTTAAAGAAGCTCAACCACGCCAATGTTGTAAAATTGAAAGAAGTTATCAGGGAAAATgatcatctttattttatcttcGAGTACATGAAGGAAAATCTTTACCAGCTCATTAAAGAAAG AAATAAGTTGTTTCCTGAATCTGCTATAAGGAATATCATGTATCAGATATTACAAGGACTTGCATTTATTCACAAACACG GCTTCTTTCATAGGGACTTAAAGCCTGAGAACCTCCTCTGCATGGGCCCAGAACTTGTGAAAATTGCAGACTTCGGGTTGGCCCGAGAGATCCGATCAAGACCCCCATACACAGACTATGTATCCACCAGATG GTACAGGGCTCCAGAAGTGCTCCTGAGGTCTACCAACTACAGCTCCCCCATTGACATCTGGGCAGTGGGCTGCATCATGGCAGAAGTGTACACCCTCAGGCCACTCTTCCCTGGGGCCAGTGAAATTGACACCATCTTCAAAATTTGCCAACTGTTGGGGACACCAAAAAAG ACCGACTGGCCTGAAGGCTACCAACTTTCAAGTGCAATGAACTTCCGCTGGCCCCAGTGCGTACCCAATAACTTAAAGACCCTGATTCCAAATGCTAGCAGTGAAGCCATTCAACTCCTGAGAGACATGCTTCAGTGGGATCCCAAGAAACGGCCAACAGCTAGTCag GCGCTTCGATATCCTTACTTCCAGATTGGGCATCCGCTGGGCAGCACCACACAGAGCCTTCAGGATTCAGGAAAACCACAGAAGGATGTCCTGGAAAAGGCAGGCCCGCCTCCTCACATTAAGCCAATcccacctgcccagcccccaACCAAGCCACACACACGGATTTCTTCGAGACAGCATCAGGCTAGCCAGCCCCCTCAGCATCTCATGTACCCCTACAAAACAGAGGCTTCCAGGACAGACCACCTGAACCATCTTCCAGAGGACAAGCCAAGCCCGTTGCTCTTCCCGTCCCTCCATACCAAGAATCCTCAGTCG AAAATGCTGGCTGGCCTGGAACACAAAAATGGGGAGATCAAGCCAAAGAGTAGGAGAAGGTGGGGTCTTGTGTCCCGGTCCACAAAGGATTCCGATGACTGGGCTGACTTGGATGACTTGGATTTCAGTCCATCCCTCAGCAGGATGGACCTGAAAAACAAGAAGAGACAGAGCGAAGAGACCCTCTGCAG ATTTGAGAGTGTTTTGGACCTGAAGCCCTCTGAGCCCATCGGTACAGGAAATAGCGCCCCCACCCAGACCTCTTATCAGAGGCGAGACACCCCGACCCTGAGGTCCGCGGCCAAGCAGCACTACTTGAAGCACTCCCGATACTTGCCCG gaataaatataagaaatggcATACTTCCAAATCCAGGCAAGGATTTCATTCCATCTAACCCATGGTCTAGTTCTGGTTTGTCTGGAAAATCTTCAGGGACAGTATCGGTAATCAGCAAAATAAATTCAG ATGttgccaaattgctctccagCAGGGTCTGGGAGTTGTGCTGTATCCTTGATGCCACTTGGTACTGTCAAGATTGCAAAATGTGTGCTGATGTGATGGGCGTGAAATGGCATCTTATTGTGGCGTAA